The DNA sequence gtgtcacccccccaaatAATATCTTCAACTCACCATAAACATTTATCTGCACAGGGTCACAGGCATAGACACCATGGTGAGCTAAACTGGCTCTGGTAGTATAGACACTGTTGTTTACCAATATTCTACTGTCTCTCATGAGTGAGAAATATATAGGCAGTGAGCTATTAAGGCTGGTAGccagggtggtacccggggtggacAGCCCCTGCTGCCCCTTGCTAGCTGCGCCACTGCTCAGAAGCACTACCTTTAACCAGCTTGCAGGTGTATGGGGAGAAAATAACTCCCCAGTCAGTACATGATACTGAATATACGAACCACTTTACTGAATATTAGTTCCAAAGCTATATTATAGCTGCACATTATTTGTGCAGACAGTCCTGGCCATATTCATCTCTGCTGGTAGGTGACAAGACTAGGCATTGTTAGCAGGGGCTAGCACTACAATATAGGTAGGTCAAGTAACATGGGACAACATGATGCAAGAGCTGCCCCTGATGCCAAAAGTAGCACAGGAGGCTGGGGGTTTAAGGTGCTGCTTTCTAGCACAACTATTGCAAGGGGTTCTGAGGAACCCTCTCAATTCATGGGATGGCCAAGTGTAATGGAAAGTAGGACTCCATGTATCTTTTGCTAGTAGTGAACCAGaggaaatgctgctgctgctgctgttgttgttgttgttgtaacctttattggcatataaaatgcCAATAAAGGAAACGCCTTTCAGACAGAAGTGAGGAAAAGCCCTGTTCTCTCTGGTCACAATGGTATGCAGCTCCCATATAGTCATTCAACTTTGCTCTTCTCCATACATGAGAAGGATTTGTTTTAATCTTAATTGGATGTGGCTATTGGGGGcgtcatgacaagctcctgcattTTAGCACTACACCATTGCACTCAAGCATCAGCATTGGTAGTGCCATGTGTCCCCCGGCCGTGCTTACCGACACGTCAGTGTGCTATACCTTGGCATAGAGCTACTGAGGAACCATGAGCAGTACAATAGCCAAAAGGTTTCATTCTACAAATAATGACCTTCAGCTCAAATAATTTCAACTCACCATAAACATTTATCTGCACAGGGTCACTTTTCTTGGTAATCCCTTTTGTCTCAGCAACACAGACATAGACACCGCGGTGAGCTAAACGGGCTCTGGTAGTATAGACACTGTTGTTTACCAATATTCTGTTGTCTCTCATGAGTGAGAAATATATAGGCAGTGAGCTATTAACGTGACATTCTATTTTTAAGGTGCTGTTTTCATCCACACGTATTATTGGAGTAGGATGAAGAATTGAAGCAGGATGAAGAACTGGCTTGGGAAACAGTTCTGCAAAACAGACAGAGGAAACAGAAAAAATAATCCACTGAAGGCCTGTCCACATGATCAGTTTATAACACAACAAATGTTCAATCACTATTCAATCATGGCAAGGGAGTTGGTCACCAATACCACATTTCTGTTGTGAGAGTATCACATTTTCCATTCATTCAAATGGTAATATTTATTGATGTGCAAACACAACTctgccactcccctcccccactcctagCACTAGTCACTAGTGCATGCAACCTTGAAATGATTAATCAACCTTGAAATGATTTTGCAGTTTAGAGATCTTTGTTGGGGATTGCTTACCACACTGCTAATGCACTCATTGACACAGACTTTTTGcaatttgtattttaaattttaacCATTGAGTGTTACCATGGCTACGAACTTTAACTATTTTAATCACTAGATTAACCCACTGACACTTTAAATGATTGATTGATGGAGCAAGAGGAAAATTTCAGTTGAGAGAGCTGCAAATTCAAGGGATATTTGTTCAAGGGGTGTGGTTATAGTGgggattgggcaacagtgctcccatcccaaagtagcagcttgtttaatccttgatgcacagagcctaatctgctctgtctGTTTTGCAACCCTGCAAAAATTGAATCaagacccacttgtgggtcccaGATCCACAGTGTGGGAACCATTGTCAAAGTTGAACCCAAACACAGAATGACCTTTTGGGTTTCCCATGCAGTAGTTCTGCAATAGCGTTGATTTCAAGGAGTCTCAGGGAAGAACAATAGCCATAACAATATAatgccatgagaaaaaaaaatcaggattttCACAACACAAGGACACCCAAAGTATTGTGAAATAAAACACACAATACATCCCATAAAAATTCAGTTAATTGAAGACCTCCCACAAATACAAATCAATGATGAAACCATGTCATCAATAGAAAAACAGCAGCACACCAAACATTCAACATAAGCCAACCAACCTTTAGCTAACCAGGCATTCAATCAAATTAAAAATGAGTCTAATGGCACTAGAGATGTTCACAAGTGCACACAATTCCACAAGGGCTAAAAAGTGCTCTTAAAACTACTGCTGTCCTTGAAAATGCTCCTAGGTTGAATGTGTTGTCTGTTGAACCCATTAAAAACCTGAGGTCTCAAACTTGAACAACAGAAccagtttattttttgttttaacataATCTTCTGGTTGCCACATGGTGTAAAGACTTCTGCAGCTTCTCTGGGGCTAAACTACCCATTACAAGCAAATATGTGAACTGTAGGCTGACTGTTAGCTGAGGCACTCTGATCTTGCCTAACTTTCCAATCATAGATTTGGGGTCCaatataccttgaggaggcctccttgactgcccctccccccactgcaggatgcaagcacatgccctgttggcatggcatcctcagtgctggaaagctgggtaggactgggctcttagatcTTTAAAAACTATACTCTCTCATACGAAATAAAAAGAGATATAACATAGAATATTGCAAGGGAATAGAAATGTAAGCTAGCCCAAGTGAGGAAGAGAAAGCTCTTACCTGACACCACAACATTCACTGAGCTGATCTTGGACACACTAAGAAATTCTGCTTTGCATGTGTAGTTGCCATTATCCTCCACTGTGGCTACTGTAGCGTATATCACAGACTCTCTCCCCTTTGTGCGGTTCAGAATCTTTTTGTCCTTCTGGAGGAAGATTTCCATGTCTTGCTGGTGACCTTGGATAGTTGTACATTCAATGCGAATGTTGTCTCCTTCTGTAATGTTCTCTGGTGGATGGATGCTTATTTTCGGAATGGAAAATGGTTCTGTAAGAGAATCACGACAAAAATATATGCAAAAGACTTTATTGTTTTGATACTGTAGAATTCATTACTACAACTGCTTTAATAGGGAAACTCTTCTACACAAGGATGATTCTTGTGTCAGCTTCATCTAACTTCATTTAAAATTTGCGTttttgaaaaataagaatttCAGGAACAATCTCAAGTAAAAGTACCTAAAGATGTGATCTGACATACATATTCTTGGGACTAAGTCTCACCAAACACAGTAAGACTTATTTAAATAAAACTTGACAGGACATGGCCACACAAAGAACTATTGCTGCAATTTATAAATACACCCTAAGGCAGTAGAAATTAAAGAGATATTTATAGGCCTATGGATGTCATGAGCATAAGAACTAATTATTATAAAATCTAATTGATTGCAAATTTTGCTATTACCAGAGTGTTAAAGGTGACTTTTTACATTTGGAGTGAACTTGTATTCAAACTAAACAGTTCTAGAAAATGATAATTAgcactttaaaataaattttccAATTACATACGTCACTTATGAGCAGCTGCTAGATTAATAGTTGCAAAACACTGAAAAGTGACAACAAAATTTATTAAACATGAATGATTAAGTAAGGTATGAGATTCCAATAGTTCTGTCTCaaatgaagcctctgtttttggtCTGCATGAGCATATGTATATGTTGTgttctgctttatttatttttatttatttatttttcacgtttttataccacccttcctccaaagagctcagagcggtgtactcagctgctcccctccttttatcctcacaacaaccctgtgaggtaggtgaggctgagagaagtggccaaggtcacccaggaagcttcacggctgaggggggattcgaacctggttcttccaggtctaagtccttctcccaaaccactacaccactctagTTTTATAGCCTGTCTAATGTAAAAGTGGGATCAGCCTGTGTTGTAAATAATGTGCAtaatttttattgctgttttgttATTAAATTCATATAAAAGCCAATTAAAATTTTAAGAATAACCATAATACTGTAAAGGTAAAAATGACATTAACTTACCAGAAACAGCAACTAGTACTCTCTGACTGGGCTCTGATGTCTCAATCCCTGTCAACGAATGCATGAGGGCAGTACATTCAAAATGTAAAACAGTGTCTCCTGCAGCAACTGGGAATTCAATCTCAGCAAAGTTGTCTTTCTCAACCAGCACTGTCCTCTCTTGAGAGGAAGCCCCTCCATGCTTACTTTTAGAAAATTTGATATGAAAAGGAGGTTTTTCGCCTGGTACTTCACAACATAAACGTACTTTTTCACCTTCTTTCACTGAAGTTTTCCAGGACTTCAGTATTGGCCTTATTATTCCTGTTGAAATTAATGAAACAATGGATAAGAATGCATTTAAAATCATTGTGTGGGGGTAGGGGATGGGGAAGGACAACCAATCAGCCACAGGATCTCAAGTTTTGCAGTGTTCACATCAGCTTGCCCCGAATGCTACTCAACTCTGAAAAGAtacattttttaatatttatctCTTCCAGGGACTCTTAATTTGGTGGTCAAAAATATTAATATCATGCCTGTCTATCAATGATGTTCACAATATAACTAACGTCACTAAAACAATCCCAAAATATATAAAACATTAGTTAAAGCTATATCAGTAAGATGACTCACAATGAAACAAATACAACTTACAAAGGTAAGTAAAGATCCTATCAGGCTGGTAATGTTAAATTGGTTAGCCTGTTATACCCAAAGACTGCCAGAATATTTTGTTCCCATGATGGAAAGCCATAAGTTCCCTAGGGGTAAAGGTAAATAGAATTCAATAATTTGGGGCAAAGCAGGCACTTGCACAGCTCCTTtcatggctgggttcccttgtcagatgctcccctcccttccacaACTTACCTGCCCAGTAGTCTGCCATCAGCTGGGAAAGctagggaggaggaaggcagagctGGTTCCCCAGAATCCTCTGTATCCAGAGGACTCCTGAGAGCAACCCCATTGACCAgcctgggggaaggagaaagggtGTGTCTGAGTCTTGTGtggctcctgctgcctcctccgcCTTCCCCCACCATCATATCTCATGGATATCTCTATGAGTGTTTTGGATTGAGCTTGGAAAGGTACTGGCAATCAATGCAAGTGCTGTAAAGCAGGAGTGGCATGCTCCCAAGAACTGGTCCATTCACCAGCTGGGTCCAAGAGGTGATTAAAAGAAAAGATGGATTTGGCCACTTTAAAGGTCCTCTGGCTATTTGGACTGTGGAGATTTGCCCAGCTGTCAGTCAATGGCAAATATCCCCTGGTGGCCAAGGaacatcttagaagaggcattccttcctgtgttggagagaaggaagaaagccTCTTTACAGATGGTTTTGTAACAATTTGCATATTCTGTATTTGTGCGCATAACCTACAAGCTCTGTgctgtgtagagcaggggtgtcaaactcatttcatacagtgggccaaatagcattcatgatgcctgccaagGGCCAAAGttgatatcattaggcaggaagtgatgtcattaacaggtcctaaccagaaataagcacttttttctcacttaggaactcattaggtaaaatcagaagagaaaatatgcaaatcttgatcatatttcaagatgtgggagagcccaattatcatgcgggtcGCCCTTTCAGGAGCACCATCACAgaactgcttagcagctgagagctcaAGGGCCAGACAAGAAGCTTCAGCGGGCTGCagccagcccccgggccttatgtttgacacccctggtgtagagcttGGCAGGGAGGTGCATGGCTGTTTGGCCATCCACCTTAAGAGGTATCAATGCCTGGCTCCTTTTATCCCTACTATAAATGTTTTTGGCCAGTTATGCAAAAGGTAACTGCCTTGCTAAATAGGGCACATCCCTTGACTGAACTAGAACCCATTTTGCCTGGCTCCCAGACTGTATTGTTTTACAGTGAGCTACCAGCACCCTGCTTCACTCAAGTGCTGTTGCGGTTCCCCTTGTGCGGTTCCCAGTCTTTTTCCTGGCAAAAGGATTCCTTCCAGCCGGTGAGTATCCCACAGGGACTCAAACCTTTGCCATGGAGccatttgtgtgtttgtttcacctGGCTGCCCTCTTCCATGGAGCTATTTTTCTAtccttgctctgctctgctccaaaaGATATTTCTTAGATGTATGTGTTTGTGCACAAAAGGGGACTCAAGCCCTGGGTGTGAGAATTCCTAGCAGCTCTTTGTGTTTGCCTCTTTACTATTGCCTCTTTAGACTCTGTCTCTTCAAATAATCATAGCATTTCCTGTTCCAAGAAGTTGCCACCTCCATGCACTAATATCATCCCAGGGGACGCAAACCAGTAGCCCATATTAAAAttaacttaggacacaatcctgagTGTGCCTTCAGCCAGTGTAAGtctcttgtgccggcccaggagggtcacaaacatttgcgcctccttggctGGGCTGGCAGAGGGATATGTGCCAgaccacggaggctgaatccagtctctgtaccgactctggcagggagggtcCCGTTGGCTGAACTCGgcagatgcaagggtctggggagggtggagaggaggaggtgggaggcaggcattccggggtgggtggagggtggtccgggggggggggaagagcaggagGTAGGtttccccaagcagcgcagagtggcttcaagccatcTGGTTTTtccatgtgtgattttttttctttaaattactaagggcgcaatcctaacgccttatgtcagtactttcccatgggatgtgtgctgcatcatgcagttgggtgtcactcacggaggcctcctcaaagtaagggattgtttgttcccttacctcagagctgcattgccctaaggcagtgctgcaaagcactgacataaggagttaggattgtgccctaagtcttagACAGCTTGGGACAAGAGTACCTAAGGATCACCTTCTCCCATTACAAATCTACCCTGCTTCTAGGTAAACAGAGACCCTTTTCTGGTTCTTTTCAATGTCAGAGTTCAGGTGGAAAGCAATCATACTTAGTATTTTTTCTGCAGTCTCACCCCAATTATGATACTGCCTTCCCAGAAGTACTTGTAGGCACCCAAACCACTAGGTTTTACCCACatcaaaaccattttatttgcCTGAGTTTTTAATTAATAATCTACCTTTTTATTATTGCTGTTGTTGCTTCACTGATTACTGTATATGTTGTGATCATAATTTtattatgatttttatttttttataattttttattgttGGATACAAAAATTTTTTAATcctgaaaggcagggtagaagtATTTGGGAGTattctggatggatggatggatggatggatggatggatggatggatggatggatggatggatggatgaggaACAACATTGTTGCTTGAAGCAAAGCAGAAACAGAATTAGGGGAATCTGAAATACAAGCACAGAAAGGCCTAATTTTAAGCAGTGACAGGATATCCATAAAAAGAACTGCAGGAAGAAATTATAGTGAGAAATGGAGAAAAGAAAGCAGGAGAAAAGGAATAAAGTAGAAGGTCATGTGTACAGAAAACATCTTACAGCCAAAATAATATAGAACGGTGCTGAGCAGAAGGAGATAGTGAACAGTTCAGGAACAAAGACATGATCCTAATGTATACCAAAAGAGTGTGGAGGTACAGAAGGAAAAGAATCAGAGGGAAAAGTTTGGGGGAGGAAAAAACATGATTACATGTAAGGAGAAAAATAGGGTCCATCTTTCATACCTAGACATGATGTTATTTCATTCATAAATATAAAACAATTGTGAAGAAACACCTACCTTTCACATGAACAGTCAAAATATTACTGTTCTTTGCCTTCCCCGTAGTATTCAGTGTGCACTCATAATCTCCTGAGTCAGAATATCTAGCCTCTGAGATATTATACTCTGCCCACTCTTGATCCAATGTAGTTGTAACCAGAACTCTGCTATTCTTGGAAAATGAAAATGTGTAATTCAGGAGAAAATGTTCGCTCTTGCTGATATCCACAGAACAGTGGAGGGTGACTAACTTTCCATTCTGCACAGTCTCAGATGGATCAGCACGGAGCACAACCTTATTGATGGTGAATACTGGAAAGGAGGAGAAGTGTACGTTAGTGACATTTACTTTTAGTTATAATAAAAAATGATAGTTTCTTGAAAAGTTGCTGCATAATGCACAGGCGCATGATAATTCACATGGCTATCTGGGCCCTTAAAAATCTGTTGATTAATGAGATACATTAATCAATTAAATAAAGGAACAaaggattaaggctgcagtcctaaacattaAGCCCATTGAATgtagagtaagcccattgaatgtagtgagacttaaggcccaattctatgctgggccagcactggtagATGCCACACTGCCCccgcaaacaagcgattaaatatggtttaattcaggtatcagaatactctgtgtctttgggaaggcgcttggcatgcaattgtatgttctctgctgccctgagcagctgctgtgcattgctggagaggagctgcaaacgctggctggcggagggcatgcttgtgggggaaggatgaggaggatctctggcaaggctggacacacgtagaatcccttttcacctgcccttagcatgtgaaaacgggtgcagacatatatctctgccaggattaagagcccaatcctaggtatgtctactctgaagtaagtctcattctagtcactggagcttactcccaggaaagtgcctaggattgcagcctaagagcccaatcctatacatgtctactcagaagtccactttagtgaatggggcatactgtggataggatggcagcctcagggcccaatcctgtgcctgtctactcagaagtcagagtcaatagggcttcctcccaggaaagtgtggagaggactgcagcctcagagcccctcctctgcctgtctcctcagaagtcagtcccattagaggcagtggggcttcctcccaggaaggtgtggagaggactgcagcctcagagcccctcctcagcctgtctactcagaagtcagtcccactgtctTCCAAAACATGGCTAAAGACACAGGAGATATGGGATGGGTGGGTGAGTTCATGTGTGTTTGCTCCAGCTTAGTTTTTCCTTTCAACAGATCCACCCAGAGCTCTTTGAAATGACATGAACTTGGGGGCTTCAATCAGGGCAGCAGTCTGTGATTTGTGCAGAAGTCACAAAACAATGGGAGATTGTCAGAGGTCCTGAGCTTGGCCACATTTACCATGTGAAGCTTAAAGCTTCATCTAACGAAATGGCTCTAGCTGATCCCTGGCCAGAGAAAAGGCAAtttaaaaagaagggggggggaagagagagtcaGGAGGTGAAGGCAGAGGCGGGGACGGGGCTGCCATGTTGCTTCTTGCTTCTAGGACCCTCTCAGGTTGGATAGGGGGAAAGAAGATAGTTTCAAACAAGGCCAACCCAGATAGCTATTGCTCCTCTCTGCCTTGGGTGCCACTGGCATTGTGTTCAAAAGGGCTTAAAGGTTTGTATACGCACATAATTATGTTAAAGAATGGAGATGTTTTTCTGACTGTTGGCAAGAAGAGTGTTGGTGAGAAGAGTAACTGCTTGGATGACTGTCCCCACATGCCTGCTTTGGAGCACTGTGCCCACTTGGTCAGAAGCCCCAAGGAATGGCTGGTCAGCCCATCATGCAGGCTGACACAGTGAACAAACAGCGCACAAATTCTGCTGTCACTGGAAAGAGCCGGAAGTTTATTGCCCTCAGAAGGACAAACCCTCAGGGAGAAGTTCCCACCCCTTTCAGCCAGCAACTGCTGCTAGGATACAAGCAGACATGGGAAGTCTGTCAAAGGATGCTTCTATGCTTGtcatttattttttctgtaaataGCAACTGCAGTGGAAGTGGGGTTGATACCAATTGGGAGTCCCCGCCCCACTGCGACCCAGCTAGTATTTTTCTAAGAGGAAAGTTCTCATTGGTGCTCAGTACAGGCATTGCTCCCTGTTAGTAGGTTTTCTGATCCTGGCTACAACTCCAGCTTGATTTATGACCCTGTCCAGAACAGGATAATTAGTGCTTCCAAGTACTGTAGAGTTGGTAGGAATGTCTGAGTGACATAAAGGTTGGTGGAGACTTGCACTATGGCATTATGTGGGGTTGTTTGTCATTCACTCTCGTTGTGTTTGTTATTTTGAATCAACTCTGAGTGAGCACAGAATACTAACCAAGAACAACACAGCTACATACTGATCAGCTTTTGGGAAGGGGAACACCTTCCCACTGTAGCTAGTGAACTGGCTTTGCAATATCACAAGGGGCACCAGGTTCTCCTGACATTAAGGGATTGGTGCCTTGCTGTTCCCATTGCTAACTGTTTTTGATGAaaactggtatataaatattctttagaatggttgacaaccttcagtctcaaaagactatggtataagcctacagcacccaatattcccaggcggtctcccatccaagtactaaccaggcctgaccctgcttaacttctgagatcaggcgagatcgggcatgtgcagggtaataataATCAGCAAACCCCAGGACCAGCACTGCACATGATCATAGGAAAGAGTGAGAAGAGCGTCTGAATTTGCCAGGAACTGTCTACCCCAGTTCACCTCTGGGACATGCAAACAAATCTAAGGTTGAAATGAGTTCCAGGATTTTATTTTATGGTAACCAATGTAAAATAGTTCAAAATGGATTCGCAGTAGTATCTAAAGTGGTATTCAAACCATCACCCCAGCACAAAGGCAGCCATGGGGAAACTATCAGAAATGAGATGAAATTGCTGTTAGAATGGTGCTATATAAGGCAACAGGTCCCAAATGCTCCTGGAATgccctcagaacctggaagtgagtgaTGACAGCACAAAACACATCAcacgatgatgtcactgccattcACTGCCAGGATCAGATGCCTAACACAAGCCGCAAAATAACAGTAAGAGAGTCAGGTTGGGCAAGAGGGCTTTCCCCAGCATGTGGTTTTCATGCACTGCAACTTTGCCACTCTCTGGAGGCTTGAGccatggtcttgctgccaggtggcaggtgtcctgcAGCACCCAACTGAGTGCCTCCCTGGGCACCACAGTGGCATCACCCCTGGGCATCACAGTGttcactttgggaactgctgctataaggAAAGATGGAGGGCAAAACAGACATACAGCCTAGTGGTTAGTGACTGCATACTTCTCCTTTTCTGTGATCTTTTTCTTGGTAAATAGAACAAACTGAGAAAATGTAGTTCACAGCCACCACCCAATGTCAGGAAGCCCAGATGGAAAGAGACTGCCTTGGAAAAGTCTCCCAGGATAACAGAGAGGCCCAAAAACTGAGGGTCCATTTGAAACAACCCATAGCGTAGTAGAACGTGGTAGACAAAGAAATTTACTTCCTACCAAGTGAACTCAAACCAGGAAGGTTTGTTTATAAAAGCAAACAAGAGTTATTAAAGGGTTTCAAAAAATGAACCCAAAGGAGAGAAAGATGCATGGAATAAAATCAAGGCATTGAACAGCTAGC is a window from the Tiliqua scincoides isolate rTilSci1 chromosome 2, rTilSci1.hap2, whole genome shotgun sequence genome containing:
- the PECAM1 gene encoding platelet endothelial cell adhesion molecule isoform X1 — encoded protein: MSAPDDKMYCILLLILLHCCKLKAQDNVFTINKVVLRADPSETVQNGKLVTLHCSVDISKSEHFLLNYTFSFSKNSRVLVTTTLDQEWAEYNISEARYSDSGDYECTLNTTGKAKNSNILTVHVKGIIRPILKSWKTSVKEGEKVRLCCEVPGEKPPFHIKFSKSKHGGASSQERTVLVEKDNFAEIEFPVAAGDTVLHFECTALMHSLTGIETSEPSQRVLVAVSEPFSIPKISIHPPENITEGDNIRIECTTIQGHQQDMEIFLQKDKKILNRTKGRESVIYATVATVEDNGNYTCKAEFLSVSKISSVNVVVSELFPKPVLHPASILHPTPIIRVDENSTLKIECHVNSSLPIYFSLMRDNRILVNNSVYTTRARLAHRGVYVCVAETKGITKKSDPVQINVYAPVSRPILSATYQLPTGAVLGQNFLLRCYSNLGTPPIYYTLYRGDKIITTKEGNESAEFTQIATDKHVQGEYRCEAWNGHSIRQQSRRLNITVIARVENVTMHVTPERVVEDGENVLFVCSVGSGSLPIEFKFFRKYEYKDELLYRVREEKKYSAAWLIEGIASQDAAKYFCTASNEADLLARSRLVTVMVVLASWKKWLIALFVLLIIGIAIVALWLCFRKKAKAKGSSLELTRSAPANNSTTEKMISEHDKGDFYYGSDYNEDGENHIKSEEENKGPDLENSEVEYTEVEVSVPDPLRAPVTKKAETVYTEIRKPNHDGVENRNSNQLHHLHQPETSCVHA